A genomic segment from Nicotiana tabacum cultivar K326 chromosome 9, ASM71507v2, whole genome shotgun sequence encodes:
- the LOC107796091 gene encoding uncharacterized protein LOC107796091 produces the protein MWPESENLSIGPPIPKPMPGRPKRCRRRAKDEPRKKFGKLSKKGVKRTCSKCHQLGHNKSAYKSGPTMRDATQASNPTQRNHPTTSATTMPSIPSSICEDISAVKRSGQSQSSSTSRGRRRGLGREYFRSDAAVIGGRGTSNANPSIQQVHETQQAKRPRQSGFGIYQDTMTGRSILNVRWFYTSVSLFYVSIAKFSILQPTAPSKRVIAHGTFKHASVININLGFKPNGLKWKGKKAVTTSQLQWMSVARNIRSSSQPMEGKNY, from the exons ATGTGGCCAGAATCAGAAAATCTTTCTATTGGGCCACCTATACCAAAACCAATGCCAGGGAGACCTAAAAGATGTAGAAGAAGGGCAAAGGATGAGCCAAGAAAAAAATTTGGCAAGTTATCTAAGAAAGGAGTAAAGAGGACTTGTTCTAAATGTCACCAGTTAGGTCATAACAAATCTGCTTACAAATCTGGG CCTACAATGAGAGATGCAACTCAAGCAAGTAATCCAACTCAAAGGAATCATCCAACTACTAGTGCAACAACCATGCCTAGCATTCCATCTTCAATTTGTGAAGACATATCTGCTGTGAAAAGAAGTGGTCAGAGTCAGTCTAGTTCTACAtcaagaggaagaagaagaggcctAGGAAGGGAATATTTTAGATCTGATGCCGCTGTAATTGGAGGAAGGGGCACTAGCAATGCAAACCCAAGCATACAACAAGTACATGAAACTCAACAGGCAAAAAGGCCTAGACAGTCAGGTTTTGGCATTTATCAAGACACAATGACTGGAAGATCTATACTGAATGTAAGATGGTTCTATACCTCTGTTTCTTTATTTTACGTATCAATTGCTAAATTTAGTATTTTGCAGCCTACTGCACCTTCCAAAAGAGTAATAGCACATGGTACATTTAAACATGCATCTGTAATAAATATTAATCTTGGATTTAAGCCTAATGGTCTAAAATGGAAAGGAAAAAAAGCAGTGACAACTTCCCAGCTTCAGTGGATGAGTGTAGCCAGGAATATAAGAAGTTCCAGTCAACCCATGGAGGGGAAAAACTATTAA